From a single Pseudobutyrivibrio xylanivorans genomic region:
- a CDS encoding ABC transporter ATP-binding protein, with amino-acid sequence MSNFGKWVRDWPNQKTYFKWLCEYTKPYLPKIILIMGMDIVGTLFGLGMAITSKSIIDKATGGNGVIGLLIAYAVMILAVIVFDMGSQLLSLVLDEKFSFGIRKQVYEQIVRAYWMDIKKYHTGDLMTRLTSDAGNIADGIIYTIPTIVKLGVQFLAAFITMLYYQPILALVALCLGPVAALVSIFLGRKLKYLSLRVQESESVYRSFIQESMANLLVVKSFANEDYATNRLVELRDERFNWVYKKSRMSIFSGSVMSLSFQLAYIVAFTFGAISLSRNTITYGTMSLFLVLINRIQAPIIGLAQQIPKIVQIFASAERVMDLENIPLEKREAVDKPEGSIGVHVDNLTFGYDSKENVLEDVSLDIKPGEFVAIIGESGIGKTTLIRLIMSFMSRYSGNISFQGEDGKPVPAGAGMRDFMSYVPQGNTLFSGTIRENIRMGKLDATEEEMIEALKMSAAYDFVMELPNGIDTVIGERGHGISEGQAQRIAIARCLVRKAPFIIFDEATSSLDSETEIAVLKGLESISPKPTCIIITHRLSVLPYCDRQIKIENKKIDKREISYGFNEQENQNRKEA; translated from the coding sequence ATGAGTAATTTTGGAAAATGGGTCAGAGATTGGCCTAATCAGAAAACATATTTTAAATGGTTGTGTGAATACACTAAGCCATATTTGCCAAAGATAATTCTCATTATGGGAATGGATATAGTTGGTACATTGTTTGGTCTTGGCATGGCCATTACTTCGAAGAGTATCATCGATAAGGCTACAGGTGGAAATGGCGTTATTGGTCTTTTAATTGCCTACGCAGTCATGATTTTAGCGGTGATTGTTTTTGATATGGGAAGCCAACTGCTTTCGCTGGTTTTGGATGAAAAGTTCTCATTTGGTATCCGAAAGCAGGTATACGAGCAAATTGTTCGTGCTTACTGGATGGATATAAAAAAATATCACACTGGTGATTTGATGACACGTCTTACCAGTGATGCGGGAAATATTGCAGACGGAATCATCTATACGATTCCAACTATTGTAAAGCTTGGAGTTCAGTTCTTGGCGGCATTTATCACGATGCTTTACTATCAGCCAATACTTGCGCTTGTTGCACTTTGTTTGGGACCGGTGGCTGCACTGGTGAGTATTTTCCTTGGACGTAAGCTAAAATATCTTTCTCTTAGAGTTCAGGAGTCAGAGTCAGTTTATCGTTCATTTATTCAGGAGAGCATGGCAAACCTTTTGGTAGTTAAATCATTCGCTAATGAGGATTATGCGACAAACAGATTGGTAGAGCTTAGAGATGAACGTTTTAACTGGGTATACAAGAAGAGCCGAATGAGCATCTTCAGTGGCTCGGTTATGTCGCTTAGTTTTCAGCTTGCGTACATTGTGGCTTTCACATTTGGAGCAATTTCATTATCAAGAAACACTATCACTTACGGAACAATGTCACTGTTTCTTGTGTTAATCAACAGAATTCAGGCACCAATTATTGGACTTGCACAGCAGATTCCAAAGATTGTTCAGATTTTTGCATCAGCAGAGCGTGTAATGGATTTGGAAAATATTCCACTTGAGAAGCGTGAAGCTGTTGATAAACCAGAGGGGTCAATAGGTGTTCATGTGGATAACCTCACTTTTGGTTATGATTCAAAGGAAAATGTTTTAGAGGACGTTAGTCTTGATATAAAGCCAGGAGAGTTTGTTGCTATTATCGGTGAATCGGGAATTGGAAAGACTACACTTATCAGACTTATCATGTCATTCATGAGTCGCTACAGTGGAAATATTTCGTTTCAGGGAGAGGACGGAAAGCCTGTACCAGCCGGCGCAGGAATGCGTGATTTCATGAGTTATGTTCCACAAGGCAATACCCTTTTCAGTGGAACCATCAGAGAAAATATCCGAATGGGTAAGCTTGATGCTACAGAGGAAGAGATGATAGAAGCTCTTAAGATGTCGGCAGCTTACGATTTCGTTATGGAACTCCCAAATGGGATAGATACAGTCATTGGCGAGAGAGGCCACGGTATATCAGAGGGTCAGGCGCAACGTATCGCCATTGCACGATGCCTTGTTAGAAAGGCTCCATTTATCATATTCGATGAGGCAACATCCTCATTGGATTCTGAGACAGAGATTGCGGTGCTTAAGGGATTAGAGAGCATTTCACCAAAGCCTACTTGCATCATAATCACACATAGATTATCTGTGCTTCCATATTGTGACAGGCAGATCAAAATCGAAAATAAAAAGATAGACAAGAGGGAAATAAGTTATGGATTTAATGAACAAGAAAATCAAAATCGAAAAGAAGCTTGA
- a CDS encoding nucleotidyltransferase family protein — MKLQDTNFIKLTSKAIIQDTSDDGHFLSADWEKVYELACRNTLAGVTYDVAKAQSSLPEELRKRWDFFRFQIFVRQKKHFHALIDLIREIESSGIDYAIFKGIVVADCYPNPAYRPSSDSDILVDSGDAAAVCAMIEKRGYVKNEHKTKEHVFVYENETTGHMIELHTTVYEDYEGQKIDKLKAADLESPSKRITVEVDGEKVRTFGHNEHLVYQMFHIIKHFMLEGASVRFFTDITLFVNRHFDELSKDYFWQMMDKLNYGFFCENFLGICVEYFGMNPAFTEGRKPKASKEVLEAMIVDFIYKGDEAQLRSEDWQLTTTLEPYLVGNLTSVNGSKSGRIIRFLFPKAEELGERYVYAKENPLLLPIAWIHRFGYKAIWSLFQKEEGQYSATEKMIVVENRLGLMSSVGLLDEE; from the coding sequence ATGAAGTTACAGGACACAAATTTTATAAAACTGACAAGCAAGGCCATTATCCAAGATACATCGGATGATGGCCATTTTTTATCAGCAGATTGGGAGAAAGTTTATGAGTTAGCCTGCAGGAATACTCTTGCAGGTGTGACTTATGACGTGGCAAAGGCACAGAGCAGCCTGCCAGAGGAACTTCGAAAGAGATGGGACTTCTTTCGATTCCAGATTTTTGTGCGTCAAAAGAAGCACTTCCATGCATTGATTGATTTGATTAGGGAGATTGAATCATCAGGGATTGACTATGCCATTTTTAAGGGCATAGTTGTTGCAGACTGTTATCCAAACCCTGCATACAGACCGTCATCCGATTCAGATATTTTAGTGGATTCAGGTGATGCAGCAGCAGTTTGTGCCATGATTGAAAAGCGTGGTTATGTGAAAAATGAGCACAAGACTAAAGAGCATGTCTTCGTTTATGAGAACGAAACGACGGGACATATGATTGAACTTCATACCACAGTCTATGAAGACTATGAAGGTCAGAAAATCGACAAACTTAAAGCAGCGGACTTAGAATCACCATCTAAGCGAATCACTGTGGAAGTCGACGGGGAAAAGGTTCGGACATTTGGTCACAATGAGCATCTTGTCTATCAGATGTTTCATATCATTAAGCATTTTATGCTTGAGGGAGCTAGTGTTAGATTCTTTACAGATATCACTCTGTTTGTAAATCGTCATTTCGACGAGCTTTCCAAGGATTATTTTTGGCAAATGATGGATAAATTGAATTATGGTTTCTTCTGCGAGAATTTCTTAGGAATTTGCGTGGAGTATTTTGGTATGAATCCAGCTTTTACAGAGGGCCGAAAGCCAAAAGCTTCAAAAGAAGTGTTGGAGGCTATGATTGTTGATTTTATCTACAAGGGCGACGAAGCACAGCTTAGAAGCGAGGATTGGCAGCTTACCACTACACTTGAGCCTTATCTTGTGGGTAATTTGACATCGGTTAATGGTAGCAAATCAGGACGTATCATAAGATTCCTTTTTCCAAAGGCTGAGGAGCTTGGAGAGAGATACGTATATGCGAAGGAGAATCCGCTCCTACTTCCAATAGCTTGGATTCACAGATTTGGTTATAAGGCTATCTGGAGCCTGTTCCAAAAGGAAGAGGGGCAGTACTCAGCTACTGAGAAGATGATAGTAGTGGAGAATAGACTTGGCCTTATGAGCAGTGTTGGACTTTTGGACGAGGAGTAA
- a CDS encoding DUF4422 domain-containing protein: MDIKIFVATHKPCQLLEEACYVPIQVGAAGKDPITYEQLGIKNRTGAIIRDDCGENISQKNPYYCELTGTYYIWKNVTADVVGLCHYRRFFASKKSLGDDKDAFSNVLTQQEIEALMSEYDVIIPKRNKYFIETLYSHYSHTMDGMHLDVAREVMARVFPEDLKYLDAIYSRTNGSMYNMCIMKKECFDDYAQWLFKLLEGVEQRVDVTGLSAFQARLFGRVSEILMNVWILKIQTEGKKVTEVTAAYSEKINWIKKGWWFLEAKFFGKKYTKSA; encoded by the coding sequence TTGGATATAAAAATATTTGTGGCGACACACAAACCTTGTCAATTGCTGGAGGAAGCCTGCTATGTTCCAATTCAGGTGGGCGCCGCTGGCAAAGACCCAATTACATACGAACAGCTTGGAATTAAAAATAGAACTGGAGCCATAATCAGGGATGATTGCGGAGAGAATATCTCCCAGAAGAATCCATATTATTGTGAGCTCACAGGTACATATTATATATGGAAGAATGTGACAGCAGATGTGGTGGGATTGTGCCACTACAGGCGATTCTTTGCTAGCAAGAAAAGTCTTGGCGATGACAAAGATGCTTTTAGCAATGTATTGACACAGCAGGAGATAGAAGCACTTATGTCAGAATATGATGTTATCATTCCGAAACGAAATAAATATTTTATTGAGACTCTGTATAGCCACTATTCACATACCATGGATGGCATGCATTTGGATGTGGCTCGTGAGGTAATGGCGAGAGTTTTTCCAGAGGATTTGAAATATTTGGATGCCATCTATTCACGAACTAATGGAAGTATGTACAACATGTGCATTATGAAAAAAGAATGCTTTGATGATTATGCTCAGTGGCTTTTCAAACTTCTTGAAGGAGTTGAGCAGCGTGTGGACGTAACCGGACTCTCCGCTTTCCAGGCACGCCTTTTTGGAAGAGTCAGCGAAATCCTTATGAACGTATGGATTTTGAAGATTCAGACCGAAGGAAAGAAGGTGACTGAGGTCACTGCAGCCTACTCTGAGAAAATCAATTGGATTAAAAAAGGCTGGTGGTTCTTAGAGGCCAAGTTCTTCGGTAAAAAGTACACAAAGAGTGCGTAA